One window of Anaerolineales bacterium genomic DNA carries:
- a CDS encoding TetR/AcrR family transcriptional regulator has product MKKETAPKDKVFQTAARMFYQHGYRAIGVDTLAAESGIGKMTLYRHYPSKDDLITAFLRDSNEVFWNGFEQITKDAATPREKLLAFFESLQEYVNTPACYGCPFLNVATEYPETDYPGHQVAIEHKQSVRVKFRQLAKEAGAKKPDILADQLFLLMDGAYMASRMFGAENPAAHLAEAARVLIDVAIE; this is encoded by the coding sequence ATGAAAAAAGAGACTGCTCCAAAAGATAAGGTCTTTCAAACCGCCGCGCGGATGTTCTACCAGCATGGCTACCGCGCCATCGGCGTGGACACCCTCGCCGCCGAATCGGGCATCGGCAAGATGACCCTCTACCGCCACTACCCCTCGAAGGATGACTTGATCACCGCATTTCTCAGAGACAGCAACGAGGTCTTTTGGAACGGCTTTGAGCAAATCACAAAAGACGCTGCCACGCCGCGCGAAAAACTGCTGGCATTCTTTGAGTCATTGCAGGAGTATGTAAATACCCCCGCCTGTTACGGTTGTCCGTTTCTCAACGTGGCGACCGAATATCCTGAGACTGACTACCCTGGTCATCAGGTGGCAATCGAGCATAAACAATCCGTCCGCGTGAAATTCCGTCAACTGGCAAAGGAAGCGGGCGCTAAAAAGCCTGACATCCTTGCCGACCAGCTTTTTCTCTTGATGGACGGCGCCTACATGGCATCGCGCATGTTCGGGGCGGAGAATCCCGCCGCGCATCTTGCCGAAGCCGCACGGGTTTTGATTGACGTGGCAATCGAATAG